Proteins found in one Clostridium kluyveri DSM 555 genomic segment:
- the glgA gene encoding glycogen synthase GlgA has protein sequence MKVLFAASESHPFVKTGGLADVIGTLPRYLKKIGVDVRVVIPKYSAIKSHLASEFNFIKYFYVPVGWRNKYCGIFQCEYMGVIYYLIDNEYYFFRDELYGYYDDGERFAFFDRAVLDMLWQINYKPDIIHCNDWHTGMIPVLYKIQYKQSSFYRGVKFVFSIHNLLFQGNFDKNILGELFNLDGSLYENGSVELNGAVSFMKSGINYSDKISTVSRSYAFEIQSPEYGENLDGLLRSRSSDLWGIVNGIDYDIYNPEKDNMIFRNYNKNNLRNKMINKLKIQNDLNLDINENVPVLAIISRFTPQKGMDIIKTIGERLVSKHVQLIVLGTGYNEYEEYFRYLSSKYPRNVSTNIYFDDVLAHKIYAASDMFLMPSLFEPCGLGQLIALRYGTIPIVRETGGLKDTIIPYNKYTGEGNGFSFANFDGDDLLRIINDAVDYFEEKDIWNNIVTHAMESNNSWDNSAKPYKSLYESLL, from the coding sequence ATGAAAGTGCTATTTGCTGCTTCTGAATCACATCCCTTTGTTAAAACAGGAGGACTTGCAGATGTAATAGGCACACTCCCCCGATATTTAAAAAAAATAGGGGTTGATGTAAGAGTAGTTATACCAAAATACAGTGCAATAAAATCCCATTTAGCAAGTGAATTCAATTTTATTAAGTATTTTTATGTACCCGTAGGTTGGAGGAATAAATACTGTGGAATATTTCAATGTGAATATATGGGGGTGATTTATTACCTGATAGACAATGAATATTATTTTTTCAGGGATGAATTATATGGTTATTATGACGATGGTGAAAGATTTGCCTTTTTCGATAGAGCTGTGCTTGACATGTTATGGCAAATTAACTATAAGCCAGACATAATACATTGTAATGATTGGCATACGGGAATGATTCCTGTACTATATAAAATTCAATATAAACAGAGCAGTTTCTATAGAGGAGTTAAATTTGTATTCAGTATACATAATCTTCTCTTTCAAGGAAACTTTGATAAAAATATTTTAGGGGAATTATTTAATCTTGACGGGAGTCTGTATGAAAATGGAAGTGTAGAATTAAACGGAGCTGTAAGTTTTATGAAGAGCGGTATAAATTATAGTGATAAGATATCTACAGTAAGTCGTTCCTACGCTTTTGAAATACAGAGTCCAGAATATGGAGAAAATCTTGATGGTCTTCTGAGAAGTAGAAGCAGTGATCTTTGGGGAATAGTAAATGGAATAGATTATGATATTTATAACCCTGAAAAAGATAATATGATATTTAGAAACTATAATAAAAATAATTTAAGAAATAAAATGATAAATAAATTAAAAATTCAAAATGATCTTAATCTGGATATAAATGAAAATGTACCTGTTTTGGCTATAATATCAAGATTTACACCTCAAAAAGGAATGGACATTATAAAAACTATAGGAGAAAGGCTTGTGTCAAAACATGTTCAGCTTATAGTGCTTGGAACAGGATATAATGAATATGAGGAATATTTTAGGTATCTTAGTTCAAAGTATCCAAGAAATGTATCCACAAATATATATTTTGATGATGTATTGGCACATAAAATTTATGCTGCATCAGATATGTTTTTAATGCCCTCTCTATTTGAACCTTGTGGGTTAGGCCAATTAATAGCCCTTAGATATGGGACTATTCCTATAGTTAGGGAAACAGGAGGTCTTAAAGATACAATCATTCCTTATAACAAATATACAGGGGAAGGTAATGGATTTAGTTTTGCAAATTTTGATGGGGATGATCTTTTACGTATTATAAATGATGCAGTAGATTATTTCGAGGAAAAGGATATATGGAATAATATAGTAACTCATGCTATGGAGAGTAATAATAGCTGGGATAATTCTGCAAAGCCTTATAAATCATTGTATGAAAGTTTGTTATAA
- the glgB gene encoding 1,4-alpha-glucan branching protein GlgB, whose product MWEVILRVPNKDINLFYKGESYNSYKFMGSHFTKERGKFGTRFTVWAPKAVAVRVLGDFNNWNPRDGDNLERIWGKDLWSGFIIGVKKESIYKYEIIDKNGKSVLKSDPYARYSEKRPRNASKIIGKKTFKWEDSKWISKRKTQNVYKSPINIYEVHLGSWKKDENGNFLNYRDIAKQLVKYLKTMNYNYVEILPIMEHPLDDSWGYQITGYYSVTSRYGSIEDFKYFINMCHIEDIGVILDWVPGHFCKDEHGLYKFDGTPTYEYEDEKQSENKSWGAGNFDLGKPEIKSFLISNALFWLREFHIDGLRVDAVANTLYLDYDKGPGQWTANEYGGNENLSAVKFYRELNTALFKEFPNLIMIAEESTAWPMVTAPSYCGGLGFNFKWNMGWMNDVLKYIKMSPKERTYNHRLLTFSIMYNYSENFILPISHDEVVHGKCSLVDKMWGDYFDKFAGLRVFITYMYTHPGKKHIFMGTEFAQFSEWRSSGQLDWELIDKFPMHKKTLGFFEKINKFYISEKPLWELDHIEKGFEWIDADNSNQSILVFMRKSSQENNILIIICNFKLEVYSNYNIGVPYFGEYQEVFNTDEKEFGGSGEIANDIVYSKNKEYHNQKFCLTVKIPPMAAIILKPKKIYPNTIEQKLIISSKDESKDKMSLKKQK is encoded by the coding sequence ATGTGGGAGGTGATATTAAGAGTGCCTAATAAGGATATAAATCTTTTCTACAAAGGAGAAAGTTATAATAGTTATAAATTTATGGGATCACATTTTACTAAGGAAAGAGGTAAATTTGGAACTAGGTTCACTGTATGGGCACCTAAGGCTGTTGCAGTAAGAGTACTAGGAGATTTTAATAATTGGAATCCTAGAGATGGGGATAACTTGGAAAGAATATGGGGAAAAGATTTGTGGAGCGGCTTCATTATAGGGGTAAAAAAGGAATCTATATACAAATATGAAATTATAGATAAAAATGGCAAATCTGTTTTGAAATCAGATCCTTATGCTAGATATTCTGAAAAACGACCGAGAAATGCATCTAAAATAATTGGAAAGAAAACTTTCAAGTGGGAAGATAGTAAATGGATATCCAAAAGGAAAACACAAAATGTATATAAAAGTCCTATAAATATATATGAAGTACATCTTGGTTCGTGGAAAAAGGATGAAAACGGCAACTTTTTGAATTATAGAGATATAGCAAAACAACTTGTAAAATATTTAAAGACTATGAATTATAATTATGTGGAAATACTTCCTATAATGGAACATCCATTAGATGACTCTTGGGGATATCAAATTACGGGATATTATTCTGTAACTAGCAGGTATGGCAGCATCGAGGACTTTAAATACTTTATAAATATGTGCCATATAGAGGATATTGGAGTGATATTGGATTGGGTACCAGGCCACTTTTGTAAAGATGAACATGGATTATATAAGTTTGACGGTACACCAACTTATGAATATGAAGATGAAAAGCAATCTGAAAATAAATCTTGGGGAGCGGGAAATTTTGATTTGGGGAAACCAGAAATTAAGAGTTTTTTAATATCAAATGCCTTATTTTGGTTAAGAGAATTTCACATAGATGGACTTAGGGTGGATGCCGTTGCAAATACACTTTATCTAGATTATGATAAGGGTCCAGGTCAATGGACAGCCAATGAATATGGCGGAAATGAAAATTTAAGTGCCGTTAAATTTTATAGGGAATTAAATACTGCACTTTTTAAGGAATTTCCAAATTTAATTATGATTGCAGAAGAATCTACTGCATGGCCAATGGTCACAGCACCTTCATATTGTGGAGGATTAGGATTTAATTTTAAATGGAACATGGGTTGGATGAATGATGTATTAAAATATATTAAAATGAGTCCTAAAGAGAGAACATATAATCATAGATTACTTACTTTTTCAATTATGTATAATTATTCTGAAAATTTTATTCTTCCTATATCTCATGACGAAGTGGTCCATGGTAAATGTTCTCTTGTAGATAAAATGTGGGGAGATTATTTTGATAAATTTGCAGGGCTTAGAGTGTTTATTACCTATATGTATACTCATCCTGGTAAAAAACATATATTTATGGGAACGGAGTTTGCACAGTTTTCAGAATGGAGGAGTTCAGGTCAATTGGATTGGGAGCTTATAGACAAGTTTCCTATGCATAAGAAAACTCTAGGTTTCTTTGAAAAAATAAATAAATTTTATATAAGTGAAAAGCCATTATGGGAACTTGACCATATTGAGAAGGGATTTGAATGGATAGATGCAGATAATTCAAATCAAAGTATATTAGTGTTTATGAGAAAGTCCAGCCAGGAGAATAATATTTTAATAATAATCTGCAATTTTAAATTAGAAGTTTATTCTAATTACAATATAGGAGTTCCATATTTCGGAGAATACCAGGAAGTATTTAATACAGATGAAAAAGAATTTGGAGGGTCTGGAGAAATAGCTAATGACATAGTGTATTCTAAAAATAAAGAATATCATAATCAAAAATTTTGTCTAACTGTTAAAATACCTCCTATGGCTGCTATTATATTAAAACCCAAAAAAATATATCCTAATACTATAGAACAAAAGTTGATTATAAGTTCCAAAGATGAAAGTAAAGATAAAATGTCATTAAAAAAACAAAAATAA
- a CDS encoding YidC/Oxa1 family membrane protein insertase — MNIILNVLNTVLGYLFSITGDYGISIILLTLIVRTILLPMSLKQRKSIHHQQVLSKKMEELRIKYKHNKDKLQREMEKYYKQNTKNMFGCLVTLLQLPVISSLFIVFNKMPAQIGTVIVPWIVNMKMPDNYFIIPIIYTLVSLSPNFISYIPFLKIVKEVQVQKINLVVTSIISMLITFKAPITIGIYLITTGVFSLFEEVIYRLYMKNRCLN, encoded by the coding sequence ATGAACATTATTTTAAATGTACTAAATACTGTATTAGGTTATTTATTTAGTATAACAGGAGATTACGGTATAAGTATAATTTTGCTTACTCTGATAGTGAGAACTATTTTGCTGCCGATGTCTCTGAAACAGAGAAAAAGTATTCATCATCAGCAGGTTTTATCTAAAAAGATGGAGGAGCTTAGAATAAAATATAAACATAATAAAGATAAGCTTCAAAGGGAAATGGAAAAATATTATAAGCAAAATACTAAAAACATGTTTGGATGTCTTGTTACTTTACTGCAGTTACCTGTAATATCTTCATTGTTTATTGTTTTCAATAAAATGCCGGCACAGATTGGAACTGTTATTGTTCCTTGGATAGTAAATATGAAGATGCCAGATAATTATTTTATTATTCCAATTATTTATACTTTAGTTTCTTTAAGTCCAAATTTTATATCATATATACCATTTTTAAAAATAGTTAAAGAAGTACAGGTACAGAAAATAAATCTTGTTGTTACAAGTATTATAAGCATGTTAATAACATTTAAAGCACCAATAACTATAGGAATTTACTTGATTACTACAGGAGTATTTTCATTATTTGAAGAAGTAATATATAGATTATATATGAAAAATAGATGTTTGAATTAA
- a CDS encoding BlaI/MecI/CopY family transcriptional regulator produces MKQLKLCESEYHLASIVWENEPLGSGELVKLCQKVLGWKKSTTYTVLKKLCQREILKNENTTVTSLIKREQVQKFKSEEFINSTFNGSLPKFITAFMNNKKLSTKEAEELKNLIDSYKEK; encoded by the coding sequence ATGAAACAACTAAAACTCTGTGAAAGTGAATATCATCTTGCAAGTATTGTCTGGGAAAATGAACCTCTTGGCTCTGGAGAACTTGTAAAGCTTTGTCAAAAAGTTCTAGGATGGAAAAAATCCACCACATATACCGTTTTAAAAAAATTATGCCAGAGGGAAATATTAAAAAATGAGAATACAACAGTAACTTCCCTCATAAAACGAGAACAAGTACAGAAATTTAAAAGTGAGGAATTTATAAACAGCACCTTCAATGGCTCCCTACCTAAATTTATAACAGCATTTATGAATAATAAAAAATTAAGCACAAAAGAAGCGGAAGAACTTAAAAATCTTATTGATAGCTATAAGGAGAAATAA
- a CDS encoding DUF5301 domain-containing protein codes for MNLFLQNLFIDILNMSLTASYVILFVLACRLLLKKAPKIFSYSLWSVVLFRLICPFSFSSAFSFLKIPSSYSNKIEYIPSSVKLISQPEVNTGINDVNSSINTSLLGLTTHAGNNSIYGILSTIWVLGFISLIVYSILSYLILKHKVCTSVIVKDNIFQCENISSPFVLGFVRPKIYLPIGLEKTEQNYILKHEQVHVKRFDYLIKPIAFLALCLHWFNPLVWISFMLMNKDMEMSCDERVLKEFGTHIKKDYSTSLLLLSVNKNTIKGNPLAFGENNTKTRIKNILNYKKPVFWVMASSIIAVIFISIGLITNPLGSLKPEENDFTEKIYKYRTPYVGDNSKVLNIINSLPVPETLHHRKIQLFTDKKPYGIQITYETTNDVKESFLRKENQLIFDENAAIIFSLVGNADYIDFVLKTEGQFDRTIKIDRTWLNNSLDKNLWQSSISFQGFNTIYKEIMTKFVTTYSLPILFEEGKKTNIQSVNDVPLAANYDKIKNNNKTYYIYEKNRKYYIESPYEFIHEITKETYEKLHTLIVSENYYENIKDQLSLDSKKYFLQNTIDNSCILDGDGLINKGCELANKFISDTEKGKKSSIKIIHQMPDSYSKGILDITEVMYDGKNYYGVKYIPTAYYSGTPGFYYKFRFKYIKTFDISTYRFVYLLEDNKVNSNDIDKSMLSKDHKDWVDYHFLYSIEK; via the coding sequence ATGAACCTTTTCTTACAAAATTTATTTATTGATATATTAAATATGAGCCTTACGGCAAGCTATGTGATTTTATTTGTTCTAGCTTGCAGACTGCTTTTAAAAAAAGCTCCTAAAATTTTTTCCTACAGCTTATGGTCTGTTGTACTATTTAGACTTATCTGTCCATTTTCTTTTTCCTCTGCTTTCAGCTTTTTAAAAATACCTAGCTCATACTCAAACAAAATTGAATACATACCCTCCAGTGTAAAACTAATATCACAACCTGAAGTCAACACTGGAATAAATGATGTTAACTCATCTATAAATACTTCACTGCTGGGTTTAACAACTCACGCTGGTAATAACTCAATATATGGCATTTTATCTACAATTTGGGTTTTGGGATTCATTTCACTGATAGTTTACAGCATCCTATCCTATTTAATCTTAAAACATAAAGTTTGTACTTCTGTAATTGTAAAAGATAATATTTTTCAGTGTGAAAATATCTCTTCTCCCTTTGTACTAGGATTTGTAAGACCTAAAATTTATCTTCCCATAGGCCTTGAAAAAACAGAACAGAATTACATTTTAAAGCATGAGCAAGTCCATGTAAAACGATTTGATTATCTTATAAAACCCATTGCATTTTTGGCTTTATGCCTCCACTGGTTCAATCCTCTTGTATGGATTAGTTTCATGCTTATGAACAAGGATATGGAAATGTCCTGTGATGAAAGAGTATTGAAAGAATTTGGAACACACATAAAAAAGGACTACAGTACCTCTTTATTATTACTTTCAGTAAACAAAAATACCATAAAGGGGAACCCTCTAGCCTTTGGGGAAAATAATACAAAGACAAGAATTAAAAATATACTTAATTATAAAAAACCTGTTTTTTGGGTAATGGCATCCTCTATAATAGCTGTTATATTTATTAGCATTGGACTTATTACTAACCCCTTAGGTTCCTTAAAACCAGAAGAAAACGACTTTACAGAAAAAATATACAAATATAGAACTCCCTATGTAGGGGATAACAGCAAGGTACTTAATATAATAAATTCTCTTCCTGTACCAGAAACCCTACATCATAGAAAGATACAACTTTTTACTGATAAAAAACCCTATGGAATTCAAATAACTTATGAAACCACCAATGATGTTAAAGAATCCTTCTTAAGAAAAGAAAATCAACTGATTTTTGATGAAAATGCCGCCATAATATTTTCTCTGGTAGGTAATGCCGACTACATTGATTTTGTGCTAAAAACAGAAGGTCAATTTGATAGAACAATTAAAATAGACAGGACCTGGTTAAACAATTCTCTGGACAAAAATTTATGGCAAAGTTCCATTAGTTTTCAAGGATTTAATACAATATATAAAGAAATTATGACTAAATTTGTAACCACTTACTCCCTTCCTATATTATTTGAAGAAGGTAAAAAAACTAATATTCAAAGTGTAAATGATGTACCTTTAGCAGCTAATTACGATAAGATAAAAAATAATAATAAAACCTATTATATATATGAAAAGAATAGAAAATATTATATAGAAAGCCCCTATGAGTTTATCCATGAAATCACAAAAGAAACCTATGAAAAGCTTCACACACTGATTGTATCCGAAAATTACTATGAAAATATAAAAGATCAACTATCATTGGATTCAAAAAAATATTTTTTACAAAATACCATTGACAATTCCTGTATTTTAGACGGGGATGGCTTAATAAACAAAGGTTGTGAATTGGCAAACAAATTTATATCTGACACTGAGAAAGGGAAAAAATCCTCCATCAAGATTATTCACCAAATGCCAGATAGTTATTCGAAAGGGATTCTTGATATAACAGAGGTAATGTATGACGGGAAAAACTATTATGGGGTTAAATATATTCCAACAGCTTATTATTCAGGAACTCCTGGTTTTTATTATAAATTTAGATTTAAATATATTAAAACCTTTGATATATCAACATACAGATTTGTGTATTTATTAGAAGATAACAAAGTAAACTCTAATGATATAGATAAAAGCATGCTGTCTAAAGACCATAAAGACTGGGTAGACTATCATTTTCTCTATTCTATTGAAAAATAA
- a CDS encoding MATE family efflux transporter, translating into MENNLTNQYYLESAPILKSIAHLSIPMMIGMSVGTIYNIINAFFIGLMHNTEMLTAVTLGLPIFTILMAFGNMFGVGGGTFVTRLVAKKEIEKAKHIAGYIFYSSIIASTCIAIIALFIINPLVKILGADTSTIAYTKSYSLTMFFGGFATVLNFALQQIVRAEGASKESMYGMIISTILNFIFDPLFILLLNMNVVGAALAMILANLGSSIYYIYYLEIKSEHLKGFIHCFKISFQDKMEIYKIGVSELLMTVFLIITTLLLNNFSIAYGDNVVAGFGIALRIVQVPEFLSMGLYLGIIPLIAYNFSNRNFERLKNGIRQSALCIAVLSIIFIGVVYIFTMPIIQLFSNDSSVISIGTYIMTAMFISALFNGFTGLFTGIFQASGQGIPTTIMSVTQGILYIPVIIVLHNLFGLHGVIWSMTVTEIITCVIGGIFYIHFNSKIKDLKVKEAF; encoded by the coding sequence GTCAATTGCACATCTGTCAATTCCTATGATGATTGGAATGTCTGTGGGTACAATATATAATATAATCAATGCTTTTTTTATCGGATTAATGCACAATACGGAAATGCTTACAGCTGTTACTTTGGGACTGCCGATTTTTACTATATTAATGGCTTTTGGAAATATGTTTGGAGTAGGAGGGGGGACATTTGTTACCAGACTTGTTGCAAAAAAGGAAATAGAAAAAGCAAAACATATAGCTGGATATATTTTCTACAGCAGTATAATAGCATCAACTTGCATTGCCATTATTGCTTTATTTATAATTAATCCTCTTGTTAAAATTTTAGGAGCAGATACGTCTACTATTGCTTACACAAAAAGTTACTCTTTAACTATGTTCTTTGGTGGATTTGCTACTGTATTAAATTTTGCTTTGCAGCAAATAGTACGAGCTGAAGGGGCTTCGAAGGAATCCATGTATGGCATGATTATAAGTACAATACTAAATTTTATTTTTGATCCTTTGTTTATACTATTACTGAATATGAATGTTGTAGGTGCGGCACTTGCAATGATTTTGGCCAATTTAGGGTCATCTATTTATTATATTTATTACTTGGAGATAAAAAGTGAACATTTAAAAGGATTTATCCATTGTTTCAAAATCTCTTTTCAAGATAAAATGGAAATATATAAAATTGGGGTTTCTGAATTATTAATGACTGTATTTCTTATTATCACAACTCTTCTTTTAAATAATTTTTCAATTGCATATGGAGATAATGTAGTAGCTGGTTTTGGTATAGCTCTAAGGATTGTACAGGTTCCAGAATTTCTTTCAATGGGGTTATACCTAGGAATTATACCCCTCATTGCATATAATTTTTCCAATAGGAACTTTGAAAGATTAAAAAATGGAATAAGACAATCAGCTTTATGTATCGCTGTATTGTCCATAATTTTTATCGGGGTGGTGTATATTTTTACAATGCCAATTATCCAGTTGTTTTCCAATGATTCTTCAGTGATTAGTATTGGAACATATATTATGACAGCTATGTTCATATCTGCCCTATTTAATGGATTTACTGGACTGTTTACAGGCATTTTCCAGGCCTCAGGCCAGGGGATACCAACCACTATTATGTCCGTTACACAGGGTATTCTTTATATTCCGGTTATAATAGTACTCCATAATTTATTTGGCCTGCATGGAGTTATATGGTCCATGACTGTTACAGAAATAATTACCTGCGTAATAGGAGGCATATTTTATATTCATTTTAATAGTAAAATTAAAGATTTAAAAGTGAAGGAAGCCTTTTAA